Below is a window of Enterococcus gilvus ATCC BAA-350 DNA.
TTTTCTAGTTGTTGCCTTGCTGGTTTTTCGCCGTTTTTAATGAATTTGAATCAATACTTAATTTGACAGAGGTAGTCTCCTTCTTATCCTTGCGGTAGAAAGTGATCTTCACCGTGTCGCCAACTTTGTGTTTGTACAATTCAGATTGCAGCTCGACACCGGAAGAGACTTCTTTGTCATCGATTTTAGTGATTACATCATATTTCTTCAAGCCCGCTTGGTCCGCTGGAGTAGATGGTTGAACCTCATTGACTACGACCCCTTGAGTGACTGAGCTAGGAACTTTGACGATTTCGCTAATCTGTTCAGTAGAAAGATCCGAAAGGCTGACCATTGTGATTCCTAATGCTGGACGAACGACTTTGCCGCCTTGTTCCAATTGGTTGATGACATTCACGACATCGTTACTTGGAATCGCAAAACCGATCCCTTCCACGCTGACATTTGATTGCGTTTGAACGATCTTGCTGGAGTTGATCCCAACTACTTGTCCAGCCATATTGACTAATGGACCGCCGGAATTCCCAGGATTGATCGCAGCATCTGTTTGGATCGCATTGATGTTGACGGTTTGGCCCTCATCGTTTTGATTGACCACTTGACGATTCAAGGAAGAAATAATCCCTGAAGTGACAGAGTTTGCATATTGTGACCCTAAAGGAGAGCCGAGCGCGATAGCGGGTTCGCCAACTTTTAAGGCACTTGAATCCCCAAAGGCAGCAGGCTTGATATCTGCTACTTTGTCAGACTCTACTTTTAAGACCGCTAAATCCGTATAAGCATCGGTTCCGACCAAACTTGCTTTAACCTTTGCCCCATCTTTTAACAGAACTTCAAGGCCGTCTTGTTTTTCAACAACGTGATTATTGGTGACGATATAAGCCGTATTGCCTTCTACTTTGTAGATAACAC
It encodes the following:
- a CDS encoding S1C family serine protease; the encoded protein is MVRRDITPTPKRSPGFFRRFGTGLIGGILGAVLTIGIFYVANGSLLSPTNQTNSGSPSAGNTKVSNMKVDVNSNITEAAEKVQGAVVSVINLQKQQSQGGLGGFSDIFGNGNDQKQSEGSDGQLEEASEGSGVIYKVEGNTAYIVTNNHVVEKQDGLEVLLKDGAKVKASLVGTDAYTDLAVLKVESDKVADIKPAAFGDSSALKVGEPAIALGSPLGSQYANSVTSGIISSLNRQVVNQNDEGQTVNINAIQTDAAINPGNSGGPLVNMAGQVVGINSSKIVQTQSNVSVEGIGFAIPSNDVVNVINQLEQGGKVVRPALGITMVSLSDLSTEQISEIVKVPSSVTQGVVVNEVQPSTPADQAGLKKYDVITKIDDKEVSSGVELQSELYKHKVGDTVKITFYRKDKKETTSVKLSIDSNSLKTAKNQQGNN